Part of the Stackebrandtia endophytica genome is shown below.
GCGGATGACCGCGGTGTTGTCTTCGTCATGTTCTGGATTGTGGCCCGGTGGCTGGGCGTTCGGGTCACCCGGCGACGCCGACGGGTTGTTCTGTTCGGACGTCATTGCGCCTCCTGCAAAGCCGACGTGCACCTGCCGCACGTGGAGTCTCAAACCTGATAGTCGGGTACACGCTACCGGGTTGGGCCAAACGGGTGTGAACGCCGGTCAACTCCACCCGTCCATTCGGGTCGCGTGATAGGCCTCCCACCCGGCCAACTCGGACGCGCGAGGAAGCGAAGGCGCCGTGCCGTTTGACGCCTTCGGCGTCGAGTTCGCATGCGGACGGTCAAACCGGACCCGCGGCGTCGTATCGCCCGGCGGGCAACGAAAAAGCCGGTAACCAGCGCCTCGTCAGGCTGGTTACCGGCTTGGGGTGACGTACCGGGTTCGGCTGGGGTGGCCGAATGCCCCGGCACATCGGGGGAGGGAGGAAGTTGGTCGGGTGGGCGGTCGGCGTCTCGTGTGAGGCGACCGCCGGCGTTTTCGTTAGAGAACGCGGTTGGAGTAGAGGAGCATCTCGCGGCGGGCGGCCTCGTGGGCTGATTCGAAGCTGCGGCGCTGGACGATGCGGTGCGCGGCCTGCTCGGCGCGGCGCTGGCGGAAGTTCTTGAACTTGGTGATGGTGCTCATGGTGTCGTCTCCCCTAAGGTTCTGATCTCTTGTTCCCATCTATTACACCGCAATCAGCACCGATTTGCCATCGATTTTAAGGTGAATGCGCTCACGTGACGTCGATTACTTGGTAACCCGGGAGCCTGGGGAGGTTCAATCGGGCGTGGCCCAAATGTCATGTGCGCCTTGGATTGCCTACCTTCGAATCGAAAGTGAAGCGGCCCGTCACCCCGGATCGGGGTGACGGGCCGCCTGTCGATCGTCGTCAGATCACGTCCACGCCAGCAGCGCGGTTCCCGGTTCGGCGAGGAACCGGCCGACATCGGCGAGGAACTTCGACCCGAGCTCACCATCGATGATTCGATGGTCGAAGGACAGACTCAACGTCGTGACCTTCCTCGGCACGACCTGTCCCTCGTGAACCCACGGCATGTCCTTCACCGCGCCGAACGCCAGGATCGCCGACTCACCCGGCGGCAGGATCGGGGTGCCGGTGTCGACACCGAACACACCCACGTTGGTGATCGTCATGGTTCCGCCGGTCATGTCCGCGGGGGAGGTCTTGCCGTCGCGTGCGGTGACGGTCAGATCCGTCAACGCACGCGCCAGGTCGACCAGGCTCAGTGACTCGGCGTTCTTGATGTTGGGCACCAGGAGACCGCGAGGTGTCGCGGCGGCGATGCCCAGGTTCACGTAGTGCTTGACCACGATCTCGCCGGCGGCCTCATCCCACGTCGAGTTGATCATGGGATGCCGTTTGGCGGCCAACACCAGGGCCTTGGCAACCAACAGCAACGGCGAGACCTTGACACCGTCGAACTCCGGCAGTGTCTTCAGCCGCTTCACGGTGTCCATCATCTCGGTGACGTCCAAGGTGAGGAACTCGGTGACATGCGGAGCGGTGAAGGCACTCGCCACCATGTTGTCGGCGGTGAGCTTGCGAACGCCCTTGATCGGGATGCGTTCCTCTCCACCGACCGGCACGGTGACCGTGGCGGCCGCAGCCGGTGCCGACGCCGCACCGGTGACGTCGTCACGGGTGATCGATCCTTGCGGACCGGTTCCGGTCAGCGTCGACAGGTCGACGCCAAGGTCCTTGGCCAGCTTGCGAACCGGGGGCTTGGCCAAGACCTGACCGTTGGACACCGGCGCGGCCGGAGCCGCCACGGGTGCCGCGGGTTTCGGCGGAGCCACCGGCACGACCGGAGCCGCAGGAGCGACCGGTGCCGCCGGTGCCACCACAGCGGCTGCGGCCGCCGCAGGCGCCGCACCCTTGCGGGGGCGACGCTTCGCGGTGACGGCCTTGGGCCCGTACCCGACCAACACCGCGGTCCGACCGTCGGCGGTCGTCTCACCGATGAGCGATCCGGAGGACTCCTCCGGCGCCGCTTCGCCACCGGGATCGGTGTCGATCGTGATGAGCGGTTGCCCGACGTCGACCGAGGTGCCCTCGTCGTGGTGAAGCGTCTTGACTTCACCGGCGTACGGCGAGGGGATCTCGGTGAGCGCCTTGGCGGTCTCGACCTCGACGATCGGCTGGTTCAGCGTGACGGTGTCGCCCGGCTGGACCAACCACTTGATGATTTCGGCGTCGACGAGGCCCTCGGCCAGGTCGGGAAGGTTGAACTGTTCCAGTTTCGGCATCGGCTCCCCCTAGTAACCGAACGTCCGGTCGACCGCGTCGAGCACTCGGTCGAGGTCGGGAAGGTAGTCCTCCTCCAGCCGGGCGGCCGGGTAAGGAGTGTCGTAGCCGGTGACACGAAGTACCGGCGACTCGAGGGAGTAGAAGCAGTCCTGGGTGACCCGGGCGGCGATCTCGGCGCCGATACCGACGTTGGACGGCGCCTCGTGGACGACGACCATACGGCCGGTCTTCTTGACCGATTCGTACACCGGGCCCATGTCCAGTGGGGACAGGGTGCGCAGGTTGATGACCTCCAGGGACCGGCCGTCTTCGGCGGCCGCGGTGGCCGCGTCGTGAGCCACCTTGGTCATGGAGCCCCACGCCACCACGGTGGCGTCGGTACCTTCACGTTCCACTTTGGAGGCCAGTAGTGGGTGGGCCGTGTCCAGCGAGCCGGAGGTGTCGACCTCTCCCTTCTCCTGGTAGCGCCGCAGCGGCTCGAAGAAGATCACCGGGTCTTGAGAGGCGATCGCCTGTTGGATCATCCAGTAGGCGTCGTTGGAGTCCGAGCACGACACCACCTTGAGACCGGCGGTGTGCGCGAAGTACGCCTCCGGTGATTCCGAGTGGTGCTCGACCGCGCCGATGCCGCCGCCGCAGGGGATGCGGACAACGATCGGCAACGGAACGGTGCCCTGCGACCGGTAGTGCATTTTGGCCAGCTGGCACACGATCTGGTCGAAGGCGGGGTAGACGAATCCGTTGAACTGGATTTCGCAGACCGGTCGCCAACCGCGGATCGCCAATCCGATGGCGGTGCCCAGAATTCCGGACTCTGCCAGCGGGGTGTCGATGACTCGGTCTTCACCGAAGTCCTTCTGCAGTCCGTCGGTGACGCGGAAGACGCCACCGAGCTTGCCGACGTCCTCGCCCATCAGGAGGACCTTGGGGTCGTCCTCCATGGCGCGTCGCAGGCCGGCTCCGACGGCTTGACCAATACGTAGCGTGTCGGTCATCAGTGCCCACTCCCTTCGAAGGACGCGTGGTACTCGGTGAATTCGGCGCGCTCGGCCTCGACCAGCGGCGAGGCTTCGGAGAACACGTTCTCGAAGATCGCGCCGGGGACCGGGTCGGGCAGGGCGATGACTCGTTCGCGCAGATCCAGCGCGTGCTGGTCGGCTTCATCGTCGATGGACTGGAAGTAGTCCGCGTCGCCGATGGTGGAACGCTCCAGGAAGGTGCGCATCCTCGCGATCGGGTCTTTGGAACGCCATGCTTCGACTTCACCGGATTCGCGGTACCGGGTCGGGTCGTCGGTGGTGGTGTGGGCACCCATCCGGTAGGTGTAGGCCTCGATGAACATGGGGCCGTTGCCGTGGCGGGCGTTGTCCAATGCGTGCTTGGTGACCGCGTAGCTGGCCAGAACGTCGTTGCCGTCGACGCGAACGCCGGGGAAGCCGAAGCCGCTGGCCCGCTTGTACAGCGGGGTGCGGGACTGTCGGATGACCGGTTCGGAGATCGCGTACTGGTTGTTCTGGCAGAAGAACACGACCGGCGCGTTGTAGACGTTGGCCCAGACGAAGGACTCGTTGACGTCACCCTGGCTGGAGGCGCCGTCGCCGAAGTAGGCGATCACGGCTTCGCCGTCGTCTCCTCCGACCTTGCCGTCTTTGGTGACGCCCATGGCGTAACCGGTGGCGTGCAGGGCCTGCGCGCCGATGACGATGGTGTACATCTGGAACTTGTACTTCCGGGAGTCCCAACCACCCAGGTCGACGCCCCGGAACAGCCCGAACGGCATGATCGGGTCGATGTCGCGGGTCCACAGCACACCGTGCTCGCGGTAGGTCGGGAAAACCATGTCCTGCTTGGCCAGCGCGCGACCGGAGCCGATCTGTGCCGCCTCCTGGCCTTGCAGACTCGCCCAGATGCCCAGTTGGCCCTGTCGTTGCAGCGCGGTGCCCTCGGTGTCCAACCGGCGCACGATGACCATGTCTCGGTACAGGTCACGGTACTGCTGGTCGGTCAATGAGACGTCGTACTCGGGGTGCGAGACCCGTTCACCGTCGGCGGTGAGCAGTTGCACCATCTCGCTGTCGCCAGTCGGTGCGGCCTTCTTTCGCCGCGTGCTGGCCTTTTTCTTGGGCCCTGCGCGGTTCTGATCGCCGTTGACCATCTACGTCCTCCCTGTTCAGGTGTGCGGAAGCCCGGGGTGGCCGGTCTTGCGCGATGGCCGAAAAAATTGGGGTGACCCCAGCATTGCAGAAGCCTCCGGTAACCACACGCGGTGATCATCGAATTTACTCAAGGTAGTCGAAAATCTACGGCTGGTAAGATCAGCCGCGGTCGTGTTTCACCAGACGAGGTTGTTTGGCAACCTTGGGTGATCGGTTGTCGTGATCTACCCGGTATCACGACGCGATCGGTGGCGAACCGGATGGCGCCCGGTCCCACGTCGACCCCCATGCCTGGATGGTTCGAAGGCGGAAATGACATGAATGTGGTCGCCGACGATGGCTTGACCGTTGGTGCCGGTTGGTTGCACCGCCAGACCGTTGTCGTCGTAGTACTGGCGTTGACGACCTCGATGTCGGTGGGATTCGCCGTGGCCGAGGGTATCTCGGAGTTGGCGGAGGCGGGGGCTCAGCCGATCGTCCCGATGGCGCCGGGGTATGGACCGCAGCCCCCGGTGATTCTGCCCGAACAGTCTGATCCGCCCGCCGAACCGGCGGACGATCCGGCCGAGCCGCCGGAGGAACCCTGCCCGGCCGACGACCCGACCGGCGCGGACGGGTCGGGCGGCGTGACGATCGATCTGGAGTCGGGGGACGAGATCGATCCGCCGCAGGTCGAGGTTCCCGACGATGACATTCCGATTGAGGACCCCGGGCCGGTTCTGCCACCGGATTTCTGGGAGTCGCTGCCGGTCGACGTCTGCGATGACCCGCAGCTGCGGCCACTGTGCGATCTGGTCGATGGGGGTTCGGAGTGGATGGACGAGTTCATCCCCGAAGACGGTTCGGGGTGGGGAGCCACCGACCCGGGTGATTGGTCGCCGGTCGGGGAGGACTCGTGGAGCGGTGGGGAGGCGGCGGAGCGATGGCTACCGGTCGGTTCACCCGTTCGGCTGCCTCGCCCGTGGTAGAAAGCCACAGGGGGCTTCAGGAGAGGTTCTGAGGAGGGGACACTCCGATGGGTGACAATGGGAATTCTCTCGGTGAGCCGTTACCTGCATCTACAGATTTCGTTGAACTTCACAAGAACATCGCCTTTCACGGCACAGAAGATGGGGTCGACAAAATCATGGACCGCTTTTCTAGAACACTGCTCTCCGCCGCCGCGGAGTCGGGACTGGCAACCATTACCTTGAGTCGCCATGTTCCGAGTTTTCGGCGCAGTATCCACTGTGATGATGAAGTCGTGATGCTGGCGCATTGTCTGCGTCCTGATGGTCAGCTTTCCGGTGACCATCTTTTGCTACTCACCAGGCGGAGGCTGGTGGTGACGAAGCAGTCGAGGGTCCTCAATAGGGTTCGGGTGGAAGTCGATTCCGAACTGTCCGGACTGGGTGACGTCCGGTGGTCGGCCGACCCGGGTACGCCCGGGGTGGAGCTGGCGTTCAACACCGGTGACGTCCGGCAACGGTTCTGGATCGATGCTCAGCACGGCAAGCAGGTGTGGCGTTTGGATGCCCTGTTGGCCAAATTGTTCCGTCGGCCGTCGGTGAGTCTGGCGACGTTAACATCGCCGACGCGAGGTTGCTTCTTATGGGGAGGTGTCCGGCTCTACCTGACACATTCCCATCGATCGGTAATAGGTCATCCATCATGGATGGCAGGATGATTCCGTTTGAATGCAGGCGTATTCGATGACACCGTTTCTGAGGTGTCGACGCCGCTCTTGATAACTGGTTCCCCCGGTGGGGCGGTCGAGTGTTGCCAATGTTCCCCGGCAATCGGCACGACCGC
Proteins encoded:
- a CDS encoding dihydrolipoamide acetyltransferase family protein gives rise to the protein MPKLEQFNLPDLAEGLVDAEIIKWLVQPGDTVTLNQPIVEVETAKALTEIPSPYAGEVKTLHHDEGTSVDVGQPLITIDTDPGGEAAPEESSGSLIGETTADGRTAVLVGYGPKAVTAKRRPRKGAAPAAAAAAVVAPAAPVAPAAPVVPVAPPKPAAPVAAPAAPVSNGQVLAKPPVRKLAKDLGVDLSTLTGTGPQGSITRDDVTGAASAPAAAATVTVPVGGEERIPIKGVRKLTADNMVASAFTAPHVTEFLTLDVTEMMDTVKRLKTLPEFDGVKVSPLLLVAKALVLAAKRHPMINSTWDEAAGEIVVKHYVNLGIAAATPRGLLVPNIKNAESLSLVDLARALTDLTVTARDGKTSPADMTGGTMTITNVGVFGVDTGTPILPPGESAILAFGAVKDMPWVHEGQVVPRKVTTLSLSFDHRIIDGELGSKFLADVGRFLAEPGTALLAWT
- a CDS encoding transketolase C-terminal domain-containing protein — encoded protein: MMTDTLRIGQAVGAGLRRAMEDDPKVLLMGEDVGKLGGVFRVTDGLQKDFGEDRVIDTPLAESGILGTAIGLAIRGWRPVCEIQFNGFVYPAFDQIVCQLAKMHYRSQGTVPLPIVVRIPCGGGIGAVEHHSESPEAYFAHTAGLKVVSCSDSNDAYWMIQQAIASQDPVIFFEPLRRYQEKGEVDTSGSLDTAHPLLASKVEREGTDATVVAWGSMTKVAHDAATAAAEDGRSLEVINLRTLSPLDMGPVYESVKKTGRMVVVHEAPSNVGIGAEIAARVTQDCFYSLESPVLRVTGYDTPYPAARLEEDYLPDLDRVLDAVDRTFGY
- the pdhA gene encoding pyruvate dehydrogenase (acetyl-transferring) E1 component subunit alpha translates to MVNGDQNRAGPKKKASTRRKKAAPTGDSEMVQLLTADGERVSHPEYDVSLTDQQYRDLYRDMVIVRRLDTEGTALQRQGQLGIWASLQGQEAAQIGSGRALAKQDMVFPTYREHGVLWTRDIDPIMPFGLFRGVDLGGWDSRKYKFQMYTIVIGAQALHATGYAMGVTKDGKVGGDDGEAVIAYFGDGASSQGDVNESFVWANVYNAPVVFFCQNNQYAISEPVIRQSRTPLYKRASGFGFPGVRVDGNDVLASYAVTKHALDNARHGNGPMFIEAYTYRMGAHTTTDDPTRYRESGEVEAWRSKDPIARMRTFLERSTIGDADYFQSIDDEADQHALDLRERVIALPDPVPGAIFENVFSEASPLVEAERAEFTEYHASFEGSGH